A genomic segment from Pyruvatibacter sp. encodes:
- a CDS encoding MmgE/PrpD family protein, with the protein MTPTSDIPLTRQLVRHTRAKAASSDDLAMAALFVLDAVANMLGGRNSEPGRKLLRWAGNGPHKPTAPFDTGAHALLMGALTHILETDDLHRASVVHPGCVVVPAAWAVAMREGSTGPDFLRAVLEGFELTTRVGMGVGPAHYRIWHNTATCGPYGSAMAAATLLGLDEDATVDALGNAGSQSSGLWEFLDTGAMTKHLHAGHAAQAGVQAADLAALGFTGPPKILEGPRGFFAAACPDGDVTQVMSRADGPWQLVLTSMKPWPSCRHTHPAIDAALELHQTLHHAGPDDIHAITVETYRAAFDVCDRPHANSEYEAKFSLQHCIATALHDGDVTLGSFDDAARLKAHRMASGIEVKVVDPYASAYPRDWGSAVEVVMTDGTVHRAARDCAKGDPEAPLMPPDVVAKAIGLMEFGGVAEPQALAEALIALPLAEALPELPVFA; encoded by the coding sequence ATGACCCCGACCAGCGACATCCCCCTCACCCGCCAACTTGTGCGCCACACCCGTGCCAAGGCCGCCAGCAGCGACGATCTGGCCATGGCCGCGCTGTTTGTGCTGGACGCTGTGGCCAACATGCTGGGCGGCCGCAACAGTGAGCCCGGCCGCAAGCTGCTGCGCTGGGCGGGAAATGGCCCTCACAAGCCAACAGCACCATTTGATACCGGCGCGCACGCGCTGCTGATGGGCGCTCTCACTCACATTCTGGAGACCGACGACCTGCATCGCGCCTCGGTGGTGCATCCCGGCTGCGTGGTTGTGCCTGCCGCATGGGCGGTTGCAATGCGCGAAGGCTCCACGGGGCCGGATTTCTTGCGCGCCGTGCTGGAAGGGTTTGAACTCACAACCCGCGTCGGCATGGGCGTCGGCCCGGCGCATTACCGCATCTGGCACAACACCGCCACCTGCGGCCCCTACGGCTCCGCCATGGCCGCCGCCACACTTTTGGGCCTCGACGAAGACGCAACGGTGGATGCGCTGGGCAACGCCGGCAGCCAGTCGTCAGGACTGTGGGAGTTTCTGGATACCGGGGCCATGACCAAGCACCTTCATGCAGGCCACGCCGCGCAGGCCGGCGTGCAGGCCGCAGATCTGGCCGCACTGGGCTTTACCGGCCCGCCAAAAATCCTCGAAGGTCCGCGCGGGTTTTTCGCCGCCGCCTGCCCTGATGGGGACGTGACGCAGGTGATGTCGCGCGCCGACGGCCCGTGGCAACTCGTGCTGACCTCGATGAAGCCGTGGCCCTCGTGCCGCCATACGCACCCGGCAATTGACGCCGCGCTGGAGCTGCACCAAACGCTTCACCACGCAGGCCCGGACGACATTCACGCCATTACCGTTGAAACCTATCGCGCCGCGTTTGATGTGTGTGACCGCCCCCACGCGAACAGCGAATACGAAGCCAAGTTCTCGCTGCAACATTGCATCGCGACAGCGCTGCACGACGGCGATGTAACGCTTGGATCGTTTGACGATGCGGCCCGTCTCAAGGCACACCGCATGGCGTCCGGCATTGAAGTGAAGGTGGTGGATCCTTACGCCTCTGCCTATCCGCGTGATTGGGGAAGTGCCGTTGAAGTGGTGATGACCGATGGTACCGTGCACCGCGCCGCGCGCGACTGCGCAAAGGGAGACCCTGAGGCACCGTTGATGCCGCCGGACGTTGTGGCCAAAGCGATTGGCCTTATGGAGTTTGGGGGAGTTGCGGAGCCGCAGGCGCTGGCAGAAGCGCTCATCGCGTTGCCGCTGGCGGAGGCTCTGCCGGAACTGCCGGTATTTGCGTGA
- a CDS encoding DNA polymerase III subunit delta', producing the protein MARAPAPMDLPEPDQLEGFAHPRETELLYGHADAEEALRTAFMSGRLHHAWLVTGPAGIGKATLAYRFARFLLKYSDPRIAEAANVKTLHLPPEDAVFRRVAARGHANVLTLRKPWNDKTKKFMTVLSVDEVRRTHDFFGMKAGEGGWRICIVDTADDMNASAANALLKVLEEPPAQTVFFVLANHPGRLLPTIRSRCRQLALKPLPHDQLMAAVQGHLGHMADGDMEAVAKLAQGSVGRALQLAGGGGIELYREVSGLIAALPKPDVPAIHALAEKLARRGNDQAYSMFRDLLSDWLVRLVRSGALPPGSDDEVIAGEGQVMARLAAGTSLDRWVEVWENTGRTADRAEALNLDRKQVILGTFAALEAAARG; encoded by the coding sequence ATGGCACGCGCACCGGCCCCCATGGACCTGCCCGAACCCGACCAGCTTGAAGGCTTTGCCCATCCGCGCGAAACAGAGCTGCTGTATGGCCACGCGGACGCGGAAGAAGCGCTGCGCACGGCCTTCATGTCGGGCCGGTTGCATCATGCGTGGCTGGTGACGGGGCCTGCGGGCATAGGCAAGGCCACGCTGGCCTACAGGTTTGCGCGGTTCCTGCTCAAATACAGTGACCCGCGCATCGCCGAGGCCGCCAACGTCAAGACGCTGCATCTGCCGCCTGAAGACGCTGTGTTTCGCCGCGTTGCTGCACGCGGCCATGCCAATGTATTGACCCTGCGCAAGCCGTGGAACGACAAGACCAAAAAGTTCATGACCGTGCTGTCGGTGGATGAAGTACGCCGGACGCACGACTTTTTCGGCATGAAGGCCGGTGAGGGCGGCTGGCGCATCTGCATTGTGGATACGGCAGACGACATGAATGCGAGCGCTGCCAATGCGTTGCTGAAAGTGCTGGAGGAGCCCCCCGCGCAGACCGTGTTTTTTGTGCTTGCAAATCATCCCGGCCGGTTACTGCCCACCATCCGCTCGCGCTGTCGCCAGCTTGCGCTCAAACCGTTGCCGCATGACCAGTTGATGGCTGCCGTGCAGGGTCATCTGGGGCATATGGCGGATGGCGATATGGAAGCCGTGGCCAAGCTGGCGCAGGGCAGTGTGGGCCGCGCCCTGCAACTGGCGGGCGGGGGTGGCATTGAGCTGTATCGTGAGGTCAGCGGGCTGATTGCAGCACTGCCAAAGCCGGACGTTCCGGCCATTCATGCGCTGGCTGAAAAACTGGCACGACGCGGCAATGACCAGGCCTACAGCATGTTTCGCGATCTGTTGTCAGACTGGCTGGTTCGGCTGGTGCGCAGTGGCGCACTGCCGCCGGGCAGCGATGACGAGGTGATTGCCGGGGAGGGCCAGGTGATGGCGCGGCTGGCTGCGGGCACGTCGCTTGATCGGTGGGTAGAGGTGTGGGAAAACACGGGCCGCACCGCTGACCGGGCGGAGGCGCTCAATCTTGACCGCAAGCAGGTGATCCTTGGCACGTTTGCAGCGCTGGAAGCTGCAGCGCGCGGATAG
- a CDS encoding septal ring lytic transglycosylase RlpA family protein, translated as MNRMMSRAGLLLGACLVVAGCAETQLAGAVMKEVSRSEIPSGQGGYWKVGNPYQIAGEWYYPREDERYDSTGIASWYGPQFHKKMTANGEIFDMHQVSAAHPTLPMPTMARVTNLENGRSLIVRVNDRGPFARGREIDMSMRAAELLGFKEQGTAKVRVQYLGKAEGWTGEQGLQTADAAAPVAPAVAQAATYMQPVEENNDDDGIATAGLPPLPGSAVDVSLLAGAGSAAAGGASAVAPSAPASQSNMMAPVADAFFVQAGSFRSAGNANALASQLSDLGPVDVTESVVDGTSWYRVRVGPVTNSQGADGLLQSVISRGQNGARVVIK; from the coding sequence ATGAACCGGATGATGTCACGCGCGGGACTTTTGCTGGGCGCCTGTCTTGTGGTTGCGGGTTGTGCGGAAACACAGCTTGCCGGAGCCGTGATGAAGGAAGTGAGCCGCAGTGAGATTCCGTCCGGGCAGGGCGGTTACTGGAAAGTCGGCAACCCTTATCAGATTGCCGGTGAGTGGTACTACCCGCGCGAAGACGAGCGCTACGACAGCACAGGCATCGCCTCGTGGTATGGCCCGCAATTTCACAAGAAGATGACCGCCAACGGCGAGATATTCGACATGCATCAGGTATCGGCCGCGCATCCAACTCTGCCGATGCCGACCATGGCGCGGGTGACAAATCTTGAAAACGGCCGCTCGCTGATTGTGCGCGTCAATGACCGCGGCCCGTTCGCCCGTGGCCGCGAAATTGATATGTCGATGCGCGCGGCAGAGCTGTTGGGCTTCAAGGAACAGGGCACCGCCAAAGTGCGTGTGCAATATCTCGGCAAGGCTGAGGGCTGGACCGGTGAGCAGGGTTTGCAGACGGCGGATGCAGCAGCCCCTGTTGCGCCTGCGGTTGCTCAGGCAGCAACATACATGCAGCCGGTGGAAGAAAACAACGACGACGACGGCATTGCGACGGCAGGTCTGCCGCCACTGCCGGGCTCTGCGGTTGATGTATCGCTGCTGGCCGGTGCCGGTTCAGCGGCAGCAGGCGGGGCTTCCGCAGTTGCACCGTCTGCCCCTGCGTCGCAGAGCAACATGATGGCACCGGTGGCGGATGCATTTTTTGTACAGGCGGGGTCTTTCCGCAGCGCAGGCAATGCCAACGCGCTGGCCTCGCAATTATCCGACCTTGGTCCGGTGGATGTCACCGAATCAGTGGTGGACGGCACGTCGTGGTATCGGGTGCGGGTTGGGCCGGTGACCAACAGCCAGGGCGCGGACGGCCTGCTGCAGTCGGTGATTTCACGTGGCCAGAATGGTGCCCGCGTCGTCATAAAATAG
- a CDS encoding DUF2309 domain-containing protein, whose translation MSTTLGSDPDLLAHSIDAATRAIPPVWPLASSVAVNPFLGQADQTLAEVASRLGRVAGVAVTMPRQWYAQRIDADTITDADLADALAACADGPASIEALKKAAHEDAPPAQALAAITDLAAEASGVDWSSLFIERFGAWASGYFDEGQALWAAPRGRGAYTAWRAVAIYDLTPEINGLTGFAAHVDGAPENAGQAIARVCDRLGITAAGAETYFHQMLMTLGGWGHYARYRLWQAELAGDSDTILTDFLAIRLLWEEALYDLYADEIASKWQAVRTQHEAPVAASAEQVIDALLQDAADRAAQRGLAQTLSMPGPIAKGERPLMQAAFCIDVRSEVFRRALEATHPSVQTLGFAGFFGLTAAHRRFASDVVELRLPVLLNPGVTTVSGTQDQADDDLSARFRARASRAWGRFKLAAVSSFAFVEATGPLYAAKLVRDALGLHAEPAPNDPAPRLDPALDLTARITAAETVLRAMSLTTNFARVVLLAGHGANVVNNPHASGLHCGACGGYSGEVNARLLAALLNDSDVRAGLVAQGITIPADTLFLGALHDTTTDAVTIYNADHPSTDHLQDLDRVRGWLATGGRVARGERALRLPRADGASAIPARSRNWAEVRPEWALAGCKAFIAAPRSRTTGRSLEGRAFLHDYDWQQDKGFGVLELIMTAPVVVASWISLQYYGSTVAPDVFGAGNKLLHNVAGGIGVVEGNGGALRPGLPWQSVHDGDDYVHEPLRLSVCIEAPRDAMIDILKRHDGVRALFDNHWLHLFALDDSGRMAWRYAGNLEWEAMPDVAQAEAAA comes from the coding sequence ATGAGCACGACCCTCGGCAGTGACCCTGACCTTCTGGCACACAGCATTGATGCAGCCACGCGGGCGATACCACCGGTGTGGCCGCTTGCCTCCAGTGTCGCCGTCAATCCGTTTTTGGGGCAGGCCGACCAAACGCTGGCAGAAGTTGCCAGCCGCCTTGGCCGCGTTGCCGGTGTGGCCGTCACCATGCCGCGCCAATGGTATGCGCAGCGTATCGACGCCGACACCATCACGGATGCTGATCTGGCCGATGCGCTTGCTGCCTGCGCAGATGGCCCCGCATCAATTGAAGCCCTCAAAAAAGCGGCACACGAAGACGCACCGCCAGCACAGGCGCTTGCGGCAATCACCGACCTGGCCGCCGAGGCGTCCGGTGTTGACTGGTCCAGCCTGTTCATCGAACGGTTTGGCGCATGGGCTTCAGGATATTTCGACGAAGGGCAGGCGCTGTGGGCGGCCCCCAGGGGGCGCGGGGCCTATACCGCGTGGCGGGCCGTTGCAATCTATGATCTGACGCCGGAAATAAACGGGCTGACGGGCTTTGCCGCGCATGTGGATGGTGCGCCGGAAAATGCCGGTCAAGCCATCGCGCGCGTGTGTGACCGGCTGGGCATTACAGCCGCAGGCGCAGAAACCTATTTTCACCAGATGCTGATGACCCTTGGCGGCTGGGGCCATTATGCCCGCTACCGGCTGTGGCAGGCTGAACTTGCCGGAGACTCTGACACCATCCTGACGGATTTTCTCGCTATCCGCCTTTTGTGGGAGGAGGCGCTATATGATTTGTATGCGGATGAAATAGCTTCGAAATGGCAAGCTGTGCGCACACAGCACGAGGCACCTGTCGCTGCGAGCGCTGAGCAGGTTATTGATGCGCTGTTGCAGGACGCTGCCGACCGCGCCGCCCAGCGTGGATTGGCACAGACGCTTTCAATGCCTGGCCCCATCGCCAAAGGGGAACGGCCGCTCATGCAGGCCGCGTTCTGCATTGATGTGCGCTCTGAAGTATTCCGGCGCGCGCTTGAGGCGACGCACCCGTCTGTTCAGACGCTTGGGTTTGCCGGTTTTTTTGGTCTCACAGCGGCGCACAGGCGGTTTGCCTCCGACGTGGTTGAGTTGCGCCTGCCGGTGTTGCTCAATCCCGGCGTTACCACGGTGTCAGGCACGCAAGACCAGGCCGATGATGATCTGTCGGCGCGGTTCAGGGCGCGCGCATCGCGGGCATGGGGGCGGTTCAAGCTGGCTGCCGTTTCATCGTTTGCCTTTGTTGAAGCCACCGGCCCGCTTTATGCCGCCAAGCTGGTGCGTGACGCGCTGGGCCTGCACGCGGAACCTGCGCCCAATGACCCGGCCCCCCGGCTTGATCCGGCGCTTGATCTGACCGCACGCATTACGGCGGCTGAAACCGTGCTGCGCGCCATGTCGCTTACCACCAACTTTGCCCGCGTTGTGCTGCTGGCGGGGCATGGAGCAAATGTTGTCAACAATCCCCATGCCAGCGGTCTGCATTGCGGGGCGTGCGGCGGGTATTCCGGCGAAGTGAACGCGCGGTTGCTGGCAGCACTGCTGAACGACTCTGACGTTCGGGCAGGCCTTGTGGCGCAGGGCATCACCATTCCGGCTGATACGCTGTTTTTGGGCGCGCTGCACGACACCACAACAGACGCAGTAACGATCTACAATGCTGACCATCCGTCCACGGATCACCTTCAGGATCTCGACCGTGTTCGCGGCTGGCTCGCCACAGGGGGCAGGGTGGCGCGGGGTGAACGGGCGTTGCGGTTGCCTCGGGCTGACGGTGCAAGCGCAATCCCCGCGCGCAGCCGCAACTGGGCCGAAGTGCGGCCTGAATGGGCGCTGGCAGGCTGCAAGGCTTTTATTGCCGCACCGCGTAGCCGCACAACCGGTCGCAGCCTCGAAGGCCGCGCGTTCCTGCATGACTACGACTGGCAGCAGGACAAGGGCTTTGGCGTACTCGAACTCATCATGACGGCCCCCGTTGTGGTGGCGAGCTGGATCAGCCTTCAATACTACGGCTCAACCGTCGCACCCGATGTGTTTGGGGCCGGCAACAAGCTGCTGCACAACGTGGCAGGCGGCATCGGAGTGGTGGAAGGCAATGGCGGCGCGCTGCGTCCTGGTCTGCCGTGGCAATCCGTCCATGACGGCGACGACTACGTGCACGAACCGCTGCGCCTGAGCGTGTGCATCGAAGCCCCGCGCGACGCCATGATCGACATCCTCAAACGCCACGACGGCGTGCGCGCCCTGTTCGACAACCACTGGCTGCACCTGTTTGCCCTCGACGACAGCGGCCGCATGGCATGGCGCTATGCGGGCAATCTGGAGTGGGAAGCGATGCCGGATGTAGCGCAGGCGGAAGCGGCAGCCTAG
- the tmk gene encoding dTMP kinase, with protein sequence MMRGKFITFEGGEGAGKSTQVRRLIAALDKRGIEALATREPGGAPSAEEIRSLLVSGPPDRWRPLSEALLLNAARNEHLERLIRPALEEGRWVISDRFADSTTAYQGYAQKLGTDVTAALEALVVGDTKPDLTIILDVPADRGLERAAVREGRNPEGETRYERFSMRFHETLRQAFLEIAKADPQRCVVIDAVQPEADVSAQIWHAVTARFAEVAT encoded by the coding sequence ATGATGCGGGGAAAGTTCATTACGTTTGAAGGCGGCGAGGGGGCCGGCAAATCCACGCAGGTTCGTCGGCTGATTGCCGCACTGGACAAGCGCGGCATTGAGGCACTGGCAACGCGCGAACCAGGCGGCGCACCGTCTGCGGAAGAAATCCGGTCGCTGCTGGTCAGTGGCCCACCAGACAGATGGCGACCATTGTCGGAAGCGCTGCTACTGAATGCGGCGCGCAACGAACACCTTGAACGCCTGATCCGGCCCGCGCTGGAGGAAGGGCGCTGGGTCATCTCAGACCGGTTCGCGGATTCAACAACCGCCTATCAGGGATACGCGCAGAAACTGGGGACGGATGTGACAGCCGCGCTTGAGGCGCTGGTGGTGGGGGACACGAAGCCTGACCTCACGATTATTCTGGATGTGCCGGCCGACAGAGGGCTTGAGCGGGCGGCGGTCCGCGAGGGCCGCAACCCGGAAGGCGAGACGCGCTATGAACGCTTCAGCATGCGGTTTCACGAGACGCTGCGGCAGGCTTTTTTGGAAATCGCCAAAGCTGATCCGCAGCGTTGCGTGGTGATTGATGCCGTGCAGCCCGAAGCCGACGTATCGGCGCAGATATGGCACGCCGTTACGGCGCGCTTTGCCGAAGTGGCAACCTAG
- a CDS encoding D-alanyl-D-alanine carboxypeptidase family protein has product MIARNVFFAAFLVLATPLGVPTAQAIETPASYLSLMDYETGEIIYQKQGDALMAPASMSKLMTMVMLFDAINEGRVTLEDEFVISENAWRRGGAASGSSTMFAELNSRVPVRDLIYGVIVQSGNDACIAIAEALAGSEAVFADRMTQRAREIGLATSTFKNATGWPDEGHLMTANELAILARYIIETYPEFYEIYAVRDFEWNGISQSNRNPLIYMNMGADGLKTGHTSVSGYGLTASAVRDGRRLILVVNGLSSERERANETQRLMDWAFREFRRYELLKADQVLERAPVWQGSSRTVPLVLANDLALTMSRDGRKGLDVKVRYDGPLRAPIAAGDTVGQLVVTAPGMPERTVPLVAGASVEELGLFGKAMGALTTLVSGQ; this is encoded by the coding sequence ATGATCGCCCGCAACGTTTTTTTTGCCGCTTTTCTTGTTCTGGCCACACCCCTTGGCGTGCCAACCGCGCAGGCTATTGAAACACCTGCCAGCTATCTGTCGCTGATGGACTACGAGACCGGCGAGATCATTTACCAAAAGCAGGGCGACGCACTGATGGCACCCGCCTCAATGTCCAAACTCATGACCATGGTTATGTTGTTTGACGCCATCAACGAAGGCCGTGTCACGCTCGAAGATGAGTTTGTGATCTCTGAAAATGCGTGGCGGCGGGGCGGAGCGGCGTCGGGCTCCTCCACCATGTTTGCCGAGTTGAACAGTCGCGTGCCGGTGCGTGACCTCATTTATGGTGTCATCGTGCAGTCGGGCAATGATGCGTGCATTGCAATCGCAGAGGCGCTGGCAGGGTCTGAGGCGGTGTTTGCTGATCGCATGACGCAGCGCGCGCGCGAGATTGGCCTTGCGACGTCCACATTCAAAAACGCAACCGGATGGCCGGATGAGGGCCACTTGATGACGGCCAATGAACTGGCCATTCTGGCGCGCTACATCATTGAGACGTACCCGGAGTTTTACGAGATTTACGCGGTGCGCGATTTTGAGTGGAATGGCATCAGCCAGTCCAACCGCAACCCGCTGATTTACATGAATATGGGCGCCGATGGCCTCAAGACCGGGCATACGTCTGTTTCAGGCTATGGCCTCACGGCCTCAGCGGTGCGGGACGGGCGTCGGCTTATTCTGGTGGTCAACGGCCTGTCGTCGGAGCGCGAACGCGCCAACGAGACACAACGCCTGATGGACTGGGCGTTTCGCGAGTTCCGCCGCTATGAGTTGCTGAAGGCTGACCAGGTGCTGGAACGCGCGCCGGTATGGCAGGGCAGCAGCCGCACCGTGCCGCTGGTGCTTGCGAATGATCTGGCGCTCACCATGTCGCGGGACGGGCGCAAGGGGCTTGATGTCAAAGTGCGGTATGACGGTCCGTTGCGCGCGCCAATTGCGGCGGGCGACACGGTAGGGCAACTGGTTGTCACCGCACCAGGAATGCCTGAACGCACGGTGCCGCTGGTTGCCGGTGCAAGCGTTGAGGAACTTGGGCTGTTCGGCAAGGCAATGGGTGCTTTGACGACCCTTGTTTCCGGCCAGTAA